The following are from one region of the Oncorhynchus nerka isolate Pitt River unplaced genomic scaffold, Oner_Uvic_2.0 unplaced_scaffold_3829, whole genome shotgun sequence genome:
- the LOC135566649 gene encoding 5'-3' exoribonuclease 1-like produces MPQKPPAHWQQNNACNSAWGPGSPGQDGQFQGQQGMNQPQSQQQQPPKPGPAGSIRLLKRNEDVNTLFPAQNATKKQTEFEELIANLKITKGNEPTSQSEEPLSPQSFAMKGTLALKEMLNIGSAPDSTSLSSSNTQQQNRRRATKKLAARMGDLVSPVSAAAVPPLQAHQPSSMGPSVASELARICVGLGMAPDFTFIRSRQGLMVCQVKLSSGLLVHGPQSHSENEAKEKAALFALQRLNSVGSGFPMPPPLFSGVSQIRGPSMGPMPNIFGQSGGLLIPPQGYGPLHWGMPLPPHQGQPFYGGTFPGARPQAPSVPIGSHNQFVPLQVTKKRVSSGKKPQEFYNAAHTARNQAPSKAAQSDSQPSYPQPPQHPLQPPSHP; encoded by the exons ATGCCCCAGAAACCACCAGCCCACTGGCAACAAAACAAT gCGTGTAATTCTGCCTGGGGTCCAGGGTCTCCCGGACAGGACGGGCAGTTCCAGGGGCAACAGGGCATGAACCAACCCCagagtcaacaacaacaacccccCAAACCT GGTCCAGCAGGAAGTATCAGACTGCTGAAGAGAAATGAAGATGTCAACACTCTGTTTCCCGCTCAGAACGCCACAaagaag CAGACAGAGTTTGAGGAGTTGATcgccaacctgaagatcactaagGGCAACGAGCCAACGAGTCAATCGGAGGAGCCGCTGTCTCCACAGTCTTTCGCTATG AAGGGGACTCTGGCCCTGAAGGAGATGCTGAACATTGGCTCTGCCCCGGACTCCACtagtctctcctcctccaacACCCAGCAGCAGAACAGGAGAAGAGCCACCAAGAAACTGG CGGCGAGGATGGGAGACTTAGTGTCACCTGTGTCCGCAGCAGCAGTCCCTCCCCTGCAGGCCCACCAGCCCTCCTCCATGGGTCCCAGTGTGGCCTCCGAGCTGGCTAGGATCTGTGTAGGTCTGGGCATGGCCCCCGACTTCACCTTCATACgcagcagacag gGTTTGATGGTGTGTCAGGTGAAGCTCTCCAGTGGTCTGCTTGTCCACGGTCCTCAGAGTCACTCTGAGAACGAAGCCAAAGAGAAGGCAGCTCTCTTCGCCCTGCAGCGCCTT AATTCGGTGGGTTCTGGGTTTCCCATGCCTCCGCCTCTGTTCTCCGGGGTCAGCCAGATAAGAGGACCGTCCATGGGACCCATGCCTAACATATTCGGCCAATCGG gtgGTCTGTTAATCCCTCCTCAGGGGTATGGTCCTCTCCACTGGGGCatgcccctccctccccaccaggGACAGCCCTTCTATGGGGGCACCTTCCCTGGCGCCCGGCCCCAGGCACCCTCCGTCCCCATCGGCTCACACAACCAGTTTGTCCCCCTGCAG GTGACTAAGAAGCGCGTGTCATCAGGCAAGAAGCCACAAGAGTTCTACAATGCGGCTCACACGGCGAGGAACCAAGCCCCAAGTAAGGCAGCCCAGTCTGACTCCCAACCCTCCTATCCCCAGCCccctcagcaccccctgcagcccCCATCACACCCCTAA